Proteins from one Brevibacillus humidisoli genomic window:
- a CDS encoding helix-turn-helix domain-containing protein: protein MSELGQVLRQAREEKGITLDDIQKVTKIQKRYLEAIERGHYHVLPGHFYARAFIKSYAEAVGLDPNHILSHYQADLPAQPPQENMERLRRRRTAVARQPLQAGKWVTQTLLVLFVVLVIGVIYTAVVNRNGLEIPTIPGDTQGTGGEFVTTPEEEAPGVPVDPTDTDDSGDNAGGGGAVEEEPAKPSLAMDKQEGTTTHYTLTKADSITVTFKMSKGRCWLVAYDKKGGKPLEPGKTFKQGEEKTFTFSDTAYVQVGHPPAVEITVNGVPMDVSQLVASPSFMSINLKKQ from the coding sequence GTGTCCGAGCTCGGCCAAGTCTTGCGACAAGCTCGTGAAGAAAAAGGTATTACGCTGGATGACATCCAAAAAGTCACGAAGATTCAAAAGCGGTACTTGGAAGCAATTGAACGGGGACATTATCACGTTCTTCCCGGCCATTTTTACGCGCGGGCCTTTATCAAAAGTTACGCCGAAGCGGTCGGACTTGACCCCAATCACATTTTGTCCCACTACCAGGCTGATCTTCCCGCCCAGCCCCCCCAGGAAAACATGGAACGGCTTCGCAGACGCCGAACGGCCGTTGCAAGGCAGCCCCTACAGGCCGGAAAGTGGGTTACCCAGACATTGCTCGTGTTGTTTGTCGTACTGGTGATCGGGGTGATTTACACGGCAGTGGTGAATCGCAACGGACTGGAGATACCGACCATCCCCGGCGATACGCAGGGCACCGGTGGAGAATTTGTGACAACACCCGAAGAAGAAGCTCCGGGCGTGCCGGTAGATCCAACTGATACGGATGATTCAGGCGATAATGCTGGTGGAGGTGGTGCGGTAGAGGAGGAGCCGGCCAAACCTTCTCTGGCCATGGATAAGCAGGAAGGAACGACGACCCATTATACGCTGACCAAAGCCGACAGCATTACGGTCACGTTTAAGATGAGCAAGGGCAGATGCTGGTTGGTAGCCTACGATAAGAAAGGCGGCAAGCCCCTGGAACCCGGAAAGACATTTAAACAGGGGGAGGAAAAGACATTCACGTTTTCCGATACCGCCTATGTGCAGGTAGGTCATCCACCAGCCGTTGAAATTACAGTGAATGGCGTGCCAATGGATGTGTCCCAATTGGTAGCTTCCCCTTCTTTTATGAGCATCAACCTCAAGAAGCAGTAG
- the rimO gene encoding 30S ribosomal protein S12 methylthiotransferase RimO — translation MTQKATTREKVAIVTLGCEKNMVDSDMMAHLVDEKGYELVDDPKQATVVIVNTCGFIDAAKEESVNKILDMAELKEDGKVKSLVVAGCLTQRYKEDILAEIPEVDGIVGTGDFMSITEIIDESLRGQRPIRVGNPVFRYEEVVKRKVKAGTYTAYVKIAEGCDNACTFCSIPLMRGGFRSRSIESIVEEVEHLASQGIVEICLIAQDSTNYGTDLYGKHMLPTLLNKVSDVQGIEWIRLHYAYPGFFTDELIEVFATNPKVCKYIDMPLQHSQDAILKRMRRPGRQRDTRELIAKIRGNIPDVALRTSLIVGFPGETEEDFQHLCQFVRDVQFDRMGVFTYSSEEDTPATRLPDHVDEETKERRANILMEIQREISKKKNEAFLDKVIPVLIERYEGHGNVYVGRSQYDAPEIDGEVFVSGYKGELGKMVKVRITHSYEYDLAGEVV, via the coding sequence ATGACGCAAAAAGCAACAACGCGTGAAAAAGTTGCAATCGTAACATTGGGTTGCGAGAAGAATATGGTGGATTCCGATATGATGGCTCACCTGGTTGACGAAAAGGGATATGAATTGGTTGACGATCCAAAGCAAGCGACGGTCGTCATCGTCAATACATGCGGCTTTATCGATGCGGCTAAGGAAGAGTCAGTCAACAAGATTTTGGACATGGCCGAACTGAAGGAAGACGGAAAGGTAAAGTCTCTCGTCGTCGCAGGCTGCCTGACGCAGCGCTATAAGGAAGATATCCTGGCCGAGATACCGGAAGTAGATGGTATCGTAGGTACAGGTGACTTTATGTCGATTACGGAAATCATCGACGAGTCTTTGCGCGGCCAAAGACCGATTCGCGTAGGCAACCCTGTTTTTCGGTATGAAGAGGTCGTAAAGCGAAAGGTAAAAGCAGGTACCTATACGGCGTACGTCAAGATCGCCGAAGGTTGTGACAACGCCTGTACCTTTTGTAGCATCCCGCTGATGCGCGGCGGGTTCCGCAGTCGTTCGATAGAGTCGATTGTGGAAGAAGTGGAGCACCTCGCTTCACAGGGGATCGTGGAAATCTGCCTGATCGCACAGGATTCTACCAACTACGGGACCGACTTGTACGGCAAGCATATGCTGCCAACCCTCTTAAACAAGGTAAGCGACGTGCAGGGCATTGAGTGGATCCGTCTGCACTACGCCTATCCCGGGTTCTTTACGGATGAGTTGATTGAGGTGTTTGCGACCAATCCGAAAGTGTGCAAGTACATCGACATGCCACTGCAGCATTCACAGGATGCGATCCTCAAGCGGATGCGCCGCCCCGGCCGACAGCGTGACACACGTGAATTGATTGCCAAAATCCGGGGGAATATTCCGGATGTCGCCCTTCGCACCTCACTGATTGTCGGTTTCCCAGGCGAGACGGAAGAAGATTTTCAGCATTTGTGCCAGTTTGTACGGGACGTTCAGTTTGATCGCATGGGAGTTTTTACCTACTCTAGTGAAGAGGACACACCTGCCACCCGTCTGCCTGATCACGTCGATGAGGAGACCAAAGAGCGACGGGCCAATATTCTCATGGAGATTCAACGGGAGATTTCGAAGAAAAAGAATGAAGCCTTTTTGGACAAGGTGATTCCGGTTCTGATCGAGCGGTATGAAGGCCATGGCAACGTATACGTCGGCAGATCGCAGTACGATGCACCGGAAATCGACGGAGAAGTGTTTGTCTCCGGCTATAAAGGCGAATTGGGAAAAATGGTGAAAGTGAGGATTACCCACTCGTACGAATACGATTTGGCTGGGGAGGTAGTATAG
- the yfmH gene encoding EF-P 5-aminopentanol modification-associated protein YfmH yields MQTTRYEQVQEQIYSEKLPNGLSVYLLPKLGFSKTYAVFTTRYGSIDSHFRAGTEELHVPDGIAHFLEHKMFEKKDRDVFQDFSRNGASSNAFTSFNRTAYLFSSTTNVAENLQILLDFVQDPYFSDQSVEKEKGIIGQEIQMYDDNPDWKVYMNLLKAMYQKHPLRIEIAGTIQSISRITKETLYQCYETFYHPSNMLLFVVGAIDPDPIMQLIRDNQGRKQFPPTPRIERFFPDEPQEVGQKRVEHHLSVGLPKCLIGYKEIRLGLTGDELLKLELTTKLVLEILLGDSSRLYQQLYDSGLITETFDFDYSAETDYAYSLFGGDTPDPDRLVETITKEINILQQKGIPADDFERSKRKKMGQYLRALNSVEYIANQFTSYKFNGTDLFQVLPVLEAITLDEANQRLREHCQPQQLAVSVVRSASSEE; encoded by the coding sequence GTGCAGACGACCAGATACGAACAAGTACAGGAACAGATCTACAGTGAAAAACTGCCGAATGGACTCAGCGTTTATCTGCTGCCAAAGCTCGGTTTCAGCAAAACCTATGCGGTTTTTACCACCCGTTACGGTTCCATTGACAGCCATTTTCGCGCTGGTACGGAAGAACTTCATGTGCCTGATGGAATTGCCCACTTTCTGGAGCACAAGATGTTCGAAAAGAAAGATCGGGACGTCTTTCAGGACTTTTCCCGGAACGGCGCGTCCAGCAACGCCTTTACCAGCTTTAACCGGACCGCCTATCTCTTTTCCAGCACGACAAATGTAGCGGAAAACCTGCAGATCTTGCTCGATTTTGTGCAGGATCCGTACTTCTCTGACCAAAGTGTGGAAAAAGAAAAGGGGATCATCGGGCAGGAGATCCAGATGTACGATGACAATCCCGATTGGAAAGTGTATATGAATCTGTTGAAAGCGATGTACCAGAAACATCCGCTGCGGATCGAAATCGCCGGGACGATCCAATCGATTTCGAGGATCACCAAAGAGACGCTGTACCAGTGTTACGAGACGTTTTATCATCCGAGCAACATGCTGTTGTTCGTAGTAGGGGCAATCGATCCAGACCCGATCATGCAATTGATTCGAGACAACCAGGGGCGAAAGCAGTTTCCGCCGACACCCCGCATTGAGCGATTCTTCCCGGATGAACCACAAGAGGTGGGGCAGAAGCGGGTCGAACACCACCTGTCCGTTGGTCTGCCAAAGTGTCTGATCGGGTACAAAGAGATTCGTTTGGGACTTACGGGTGATGAACTGCTCAAGCTGGAATTGACCACAAAACTGGTGCTTGAGATTTTGCTTGGCGACAGTTCCCGCTTGTACCAGCAGCTGTACGACAGTGGTCTGATTACGGAGACCTTTGATTTTGACTACTCTGCTGAGACGGATTACGCCTATTCCTTGTTTGGCGGCGATACACCCGATCCAGACCGATTGGTAGAGACGATCACGAAGGAGATCAACATCTTGCAACAAAAAGGGATCCCTGCAGATGATTTTGAGCGGAGCAAGCGTAAAAAAATGGGTCAGTATCTGCGTGCCTTAAACTCTGTGGAATACATCGCCAACCAGTTCACCAGCTACAAGTTTAACGGCACCGATCTGTTTCAGGTTCTTCCTGTACTTGAGGCAATCACACTTGACGAGGCCAATCAGCGGCTGAGAGAGCACTGCCAACCACAGCAGCTTGCTGTCTCTGTCGTTCGCTCTGCGTCCTCTGAGGAGTAG
- the ymfI gene encoding elongation factor P 5-aminopentanone reductase, translating to MTREKRWALITGASGEIGRAIGMRLASQGIPLYLHYFRSQDRLDPLLTYCQEREVPAYALQADLRDPEQVSRLFSQMPVKPLLLVNNASIDHVGTIDQVTTDQFDDLVAVNIRSAFFVCQSALPQMIREQYGRIINLSSIWGLTGGACEVLYSLTKGAIVSFSKALAKEVAPSGVTVNAVAPGAIEGGMMARFSREEQLAIAEEIPAGRLGRPEEVASIVAYLLSEEAGYITGQVVSANGGWYT from the coding sequence ATGACGAGAGAGAAACGATGGGCGTTGATAACGGGAGCGTCGGGAGAAATCGGGAGAGCGATTGGGATGCGGCTTGCATCTCAGGGGATTCCGCTGTATCTGCACTACTTTCGCTCACAGGATCGGCTTGATCCGCTTTTAACCTATTGCCAGGAGCGAGAGGTACCCGCCTACGCACTGCAGGCGGATCTGCGCGACCCTGAGCAGGTTAGCCGTTTGTTTTCCCAGATGCCGGTAAAACCGCTGTTGCTGGTAAACAATGCCTCCATTGACCACGTGGGTACCATCGATCAAGTGACGACCGACCAGTTTGACGATTTGGTAGCCGTCAACATCCGCTCCGCTTTCTTTGTGTGCCAGTCTGCTCTCCCGCAGATGATACGGGAGCAGTATGGACGAATTATTAATCTGTCTTCGATCTGGGGGTTGACCGGCGGTGCTTGTGAAGTGCTCTACTCGCTGACTAAGGGAGCGATCGTCTCTTTTTCCAAAGCACTGGCCAAGGAAGTGGCCCCGAGTGGGGTAACCGTCAATGCGGTTGCTCCTGGAGCGATAGAAGGCGGCATGATGGCGCGTTTCAGCAGAGAGGAACAGCTGGCGATCGCCGAAGAGATACCGGCAGGCAGGCTGGGGCGCCCGGAGGAGGTCGCTTCGATAGTTGCCTACCTGTTGTCTGAGGAGGCAGGTTACATTACCGGGCAGGTGGTCAGTGCAAACGGTGGATGGTACACGTAA
- a CDS encoding competence/damage-inducible protein A, whose product MRAEIVAVGTELLLGQIANTNAQFLSQKLAELGINVYFHTVVGDNYERLLFVTRQAAARSDLVIFTGGLGPTQDDMTKETVAAHLGLSLVIDDTAMGRIASFYEQRGITMTENNRKQALVIEGGTIFPNDRGMAPGMAVTHADTTYVLLPGPPSELYPMVDKYVLPYLNHLLPAKQVFHSRVLRFFGIGESALEERLLDLIERQSNPTIAPYAKEFEVTLRITARADTVEAAEQLIAPVESQIRSRVGEYIYGEGETPLHEVFVDALIRQQVTISSAESCTGGALSALITSVPGSSAAYRGGIVCYSNETKQKLLGIPGDLLASDGAVSKSVAAALAEQVRRTCDTTVGISITGVAGPDPLEDKPVGLVYIGVSVQGLPVLVKELKLAGHRQAIIGRTAKFAMFYALQRLKER is encoded by the coding sequence ATGAGAGCGGAGATCGTAGCGGTTGGCACAGAATTGCTGCTCGGACAGATTGCAAACACGAACGCACAGTTTTTGTCCCAAAAACTGGCGGAATTAGGGATTAACGTTTATTTTCATACCGTTGTTGGAGATAATTACGAACGTCTGTTGTTTGTTACCCGTCAGGCGGCCGCCCGTTCTGATCTGGTCATTTTTACCGGTGGCCTGGGTCCGACCCAGGATGACATGACCAAGGAGACAGTGGCGGCCCACTTGGGCCTTTCACTCGTCATCGACGATACGGCGATGGGCAGAATTGCCTCTTTTTACGAACAGCGCGGGATCACGATGACCGAAAACAATCGGAAACAAGCACTTGTCATCGAAGGAGGCACCATCTTTCCCAACGATCGCGGGATGGCACCGGGAATGGCGGTTACACACGCTGATACGACATATGTGCTTCTGCCCGGACCGCCGAGTGAGCTGTACCCGATGGTTGACAAGTATGTCCTCCCGTACCTGAACCATTTACTGCCTGCCAAACAGGTATTTCACTCACGTGTACTCCGTTTTTTTGGGATTGGCGAATCTGCCCTTGAGGAGCGTTTGCTCGATTTGATCGAACGGCAGTCCAACCCCACGATTGCCCCCTATGCCAAAGAATTTGAAGTCACGTTGCGAATCACTGCCCGCGCCGATACGGTGGAGGCAGCGGAGCAGTTGATCGCCCCGGTTGAGTCCCAGATCCGCAGCCGTGTGGGTGAATACATCTATGGTGAGGGTGAGACACCGCTGCATGAGGTGTTTGTCGATGCACTGATCCGACAGCAGGTGACCATCTCCAGTGCAGAGAGCTGTACGGGAGGTGCGCTGTCGGCGTTGATCACCTCCGTACCAGGCAGTTCTGCTGCCTATCGCGGCGGAATCGTTTGCTACAGCAACGAAACGAAACAGAAGCTTCTTGGCATTCCAGGTGACTTGTTGGCAAGCGATGGTGCAGTCAGTAAATCGGTTGCCGCCGCATTGGCGGAACAGGTACGGCGTACCTGCGATACGACCGTTGGCATATCGATTACAGGTGTGGCCGGACCGGATCCGCTGGAAGACAAACCTGTCGGGCTGGTATATATTGGGGTTTCCGTGCAGGGATTGCCGGTGCTTGTGAAGGAGCTCAAGCTGGCGGGGCACCGCCAAGCCATTATTGGACGCACAGCGAAATTCGCGATGTTTTATGCGTTGCAACGTTTAAAAGAAAGGTGA
- the pgsA gene encoding CDP-diacylglycerol--glycerol-3-phosphate 3-phosphatidyltransferase: protein MNLANRITLARIFLVPVVMFFLLVHYKFGYFTIGSISMSYNELIAALVFILAASTDGLDGYIARKRKIVTNLGKFLDPLADKLLISAALISLVEMQRLEAWIAIVIISREFVVTGLRLVAAAEGHVIAASALGKLKTWVQIVAIVALMLRNFPFENFGFPFATIASWAMVVITIYSGYDYFVKNRNVIQFS, encoded by the coding sequence GTGAATCTCGCCAACCGCATCACGCTTGCTAGGATCTTCCTGGTGCCTGTCGTCATGTTTTTTTTGTTGGTTCACTACAAGTTTGGCTACTTTACCATCGGCAGCATCAGTATGTCTTACAATGAATTGATTGCAGCGCTCGTGTTCATCCTAGCGGCCAGCACAGATGGATTGGACGGTTATATCGCACGGAAGAGGAAAATCGTTACCAATCTGGGGAAATTTCTCGATCCGTTGGCCGATAAACTTCTTATCTCCGCGGCCCTTATTTCACTGGTTGAAATGCAGCGTCTGGAGGCATGGATTGCGATCGTCATCATCAGCAGGGAGTTTGTGGTGACCGGATTGCGCCTTGTGGCCGCTGCTGAAGGGCATGTGATTGCAGCCAGCGCGCTTGGCAAGTTGAAAACATGGGTGCAGATCGTAGCGATAGTTGCCTTGATGCTTCGCAACTTTCCATTCGAAAACTTCGGGTTTCCGTTTGCGACGATTGCCTCTTGGGCCATGGTTGTCATCACCATCTACTCTGGGTACGACTATTTTGTTAAAAACCGCAATGTGATTCAGTTTTCCTGA
- the yfmF gene encoding EF-P 5-aminopentanol modification-associated protein YfmF: MSIPVTDIAFESSQVNGIGLHVLTTDKFKTTTMVVFIEQALSSENVTKTALLAHVLKRATARLPDSKQLREHLDFLYGAIFDVDVAKKGERQILQLYLEVPNEQYLSNETTLLEQAVQFLGDVLTRPYLEDGVFAEKYIQAEKESLRKRIESIIDDKMKYANQRITEEMFKGEPFSLLVHGQRADLPTITADRLYAYYRELLSHNPIHLFVVGDVDRGQIEQYLARHLQIERGEPAQLGPLAVQKTVSEVREVVDRLDVTQGKLNIGCRTQITYRDDDYPALVMTNGVLGGFPHSKLFINVREKASLAYYAVSRLESHKGVLMMMSGIDVANYEKAVSIMKEQLQMVRDGKISDMEMNQTRATVTNQYRELMDSARLMIDFTYNGLLSGRRRGLTELLEEIGQIGIEEIRRVADKVQIDTIYLLRDRKGGA, translated from the coding sequence TTGAGCAGGCCTTGTCGTCGGAAAATGTGACAAAGACGGCGCTGCTCGCGCATGTACTGAAACGGGCAACGGCCCGTTTGCCGGACAGCAAACAGCTGCGTGAGCATCTGGATTTCCTGTATGGCGCGATTTTCGACGTAGACGTAGCGAAAAAAGGGGAACGGCAAATCCTTCAACTCTATTTGGAAGTGCCAAACGAACAGTATCTGTCCAACGAGACCACGCTGCTTGAACAAGCTGTTCAGTTCCTCGGTGATGTGCTCACACGGCCTTATCTGGAAGACGGCGTATTTGCAGAGAAGTACATACAAGCGGAGAAAGAATCGCTCAGAAAACGGATTGAAAGTATCATCGATGACAAGATGAAGTACGCCAATCAGCGGATCACGGAGGAAATGTTTAAGGGAGAACCGTTTTCCCTGCTGGTGCACGGACAAAGAGCCGATCTGCCGACGATCACCGCTGATAGGCTCTATGCGTATTATCGTGAACTGCTTAGTCACAATCCGATTCATCTCTTCGTGGTCGGCGACGTGGACCGCGGCCAGATAGAACAGTATCTCGCGCGTCACCTGCAGATAGAGCGAGGGGAACCGGCTCAGCTAGGGCCGCTTGCCGTCCAGAAAACAGTGAGTGAAGTGCGCGAAGTAGTGGATCGCCTCGACGTGACACAGGGGAAACTCAATATCGGCTGCCGGACACAAATCACGTATCGTGACGATGATTATCCGGCACTGGTGATGACCAATGGCGTATTAGGCGGATTCCCGCACTCCAAGCTGTTCATCAACGTCCGCGAGAAGGCAAGTCTCGCCTATTACGCTGTATCAAGATTGGAAAGCCACAAAGGTGTGCTGATGATGATGTCCGGTATCGATGTAGCCAACTACGAAAAAGCCGTATCAATCATGAAAGAGCAGCTGCAGATGGTCAGGGACGGCAAGATTAGTGATATGGAGATGAACCAGACCAGGGCCACCGTGACCAATCAGTACCGGGAACTGATGGATAGCGCTCGCTTGATGATTGACTTCACCTACAACGGACTTTTGAGCGGTCGCCGGAGAGGTTTGACAGAACTGCTGGAGGAGATCGGGCAGATCGGCATTGAAGAGATTCGGCGCGTGGCCGACAAAGTGCAGATTGATACGATCTACCTGCTGCGTGACAGGAAAGGGGGAGCGTAA
- a CDS encoding DUF3388 domain-containing protein produces the protein MDVKDKKEWYMEYEISKNRPGLLGDVASMLGMLNINIVTINGVQNGRRGLLLMVEEDEKIEVLRSILQKVDNITITRLRPPTLLDRLAVRHGRYIERDIEDKKTFRFIRDELGMLVDFMAEIFKKEGHQLIGIRGMPRVGKTESMIAASVSANKRWTFISSTLLRQTVRSSLAIDEMTPDHVYLIDGIVSTMRSTERHHSLLREIMSFPAAKVIEHPDIFVRESEYELSDFHYIIELRHHPDEEITYEMLNRQGFHDFDVTLGG, from the coding sequence ATGGACGTCAAAGACAAAAAAGAGTGGTACATGGAATACGAGATATCGAAAAATCGTCCTGGCCTCCTTGGTGATGTCGCGTCGATGCTCGGGATGCTGAATATCAATATCGTGACAATCAACGGTGTGCAAAACGGCAGGCGCGGATTGCTGCTGATGGTTGAGGAAGACGAAAAGATAGAAGTGCTTCGCAGTATTTTACAAAAAGTGGACAACATAACGATAACGAGATTACGTCCTCCCACGCTGTTGGACCGCTTGGCTGTGCGCCACGGTCGTTACATCGAACGGGACATTGAAGATAAGAAGACGTTTCGCTTTATTCGCGACGAGCTTGGCATGTTAGTTGACTTTATGGCAGAGATCTTCAAAAAGGAAGGGCACCAGTTAATCGGCATACGCGGCATGCCGCGAGTTGGAAAAACGGAGTCGATGATCGCTGCCAGCGTATCGGCAAACAAGCGCTGGACCTTTATCTCATCCACCTTGCTCAGGCAGACGGTCAGAAGCTCGCTCGCCATTGATGAGATGACCCCCGATCATGTATATTTAATAGATGGAATTGTGTCGACCATGCGATCTACGGAGCGGCACCATTCGCTTCTCCGGGAAATCATGAGTTTCCCGGCAGCCAAGGTGATTGAGCACCCTGATATTTTTGTTCGGGAATCGGAATACGAGCTCTCCGATTTTCACTATATCATTGAGCTGCGACATCATCCCGATGAGGAGATTACATATGAAATGCTGAACAGACAAGGATTTCATGACTTTGATGTGACGTTAGGAGGGTAA
- a CDS encoding DUF3243 domain-containing protein: protein MSVLDNFRDWKHFLGDRVQAAEQAGMESDLVNNVAYQIGGYLASQVDPKNEQERLLKELWDSGDEEQQRTLASLMVKMVQNEPGAQR, encoded by the coding sequence ATGTCAGTCCTTGACAACTTTCGAGATTGGAAGCACTTTCTGGGAGATCGTGTCCAAGCGGCAGAACAGGCTGGAATGGAGAGCGATCTCGTAAACAACGTTGCCTATCAGATTGGGGGCTACCTCGCTTCCCAGGTCGATCCGAAGAATGAGCAGGAACGCCTCTTGAAGGAACTGTGGGACAGCGGCGACGAAGAACAGCAGCGTACCCTCGCCTCGTTGATGGTAAAAATGGTACAGAACGAGCCAGGTGCACAGCGCTAA
- a CDS encoding DEAD/DEAH box helicase translates to MTIFADFTLHKSVLQAVHDMGFEEPSPIQAACIPKILEGGDLIGQAQTGTGKTAAFGIPLIEKMTPANRIQAVVLTPTRELAIQVAGELRRIAKYKKIRTLPIYGGQSIMHQIRALRQGVQVVIGTPGRVLDHLRRKTLRLDNVSMLVLDEADEMLDMGFIDDIETIINHINEDRQTLLFSATMPAEIKRLASRYMKQPQTVAVSREEVTAPSIEQVYYKVFERNKLESLCRILDSEDVELGIIFCRTKRGVDELTETLQTRGYLADGLHGDLSQAQRDKVMKAFREGTIELLIATDVAARGIDVGNVSHVINYDIPQDPESYVHRIGRTGRAGRHGIAMTLVTPREMKQMVVIQKQTKAAIITRNVPTLEEVAERKQEQLREQLINLLEGDAVAEMYDKVAQSLLADYPAEKIAAAALHLAFHSELGDNEEGELYNFGETGASKGMVRFFLNVGRNANLKPQDLVKEISESVGIPGKAVGRIDIFENFTFVEVPEDVAPFVYEGLRQTRINGKRINLEPAKPRTRTRR, encoded by the coding sequence ATGACCATTTTTGCAGATTTCACTCTACATAAGAGTGTGTTACAAGCAGTACACGACATGGGGTTTGAAGAGCCATCACCGATTCAGGCCGCGTGTATTCCCAAAATCCTTGAAGGAGGCGACCTGATCGGTCAGGCACAAACCGGTACCGGGAAGACGGCAGCCTTTGGTATACCTTTAATCGAGAAAATGACGCCTGCCAATCGGATTCAGGCGGTCGTGCTGACTCCGACACGGGAGTTGGCCATACAAGTGGCAGGTGAACTGCGCCGGATTGCCAAGTACAAAAAAATCCGTACCCTGCCGATCTATGGCGGTCAGTCGATCATGCATCAAATCCGTGCGCTGAGGCAAGGGGTACAGGTAGTGATCGGAACGCCTGGACGTGTACTTGACCACCTCCGTCGCAAGACGCTGCGCCTGGATAATGTCAGCATGCTGGTGCTTGATGAGGCGGATGAAATGCTGGACATGGGCTTTATCGATGACATCGAGACGATCATCAACCACATCAACGAAGACCGGCAAACCTTGCTCTTCTCCGCAACCATGCCGGCTGAGATCAAGCGTCTGGCATCCCGCTACATGAAGCAGCCGCAAACCGTTGCGGTGAGTCGTGAGGAAGTGACGGCTCCGAGCATAGAGCAGGTCTACTACAAGGTGTTTGAGCGCAACAAACTGGAGAGCTTGTGCCGCATCCTGGACAGTGAAGATGTGGAGTTGGGTATCATTTTCTGCCGCACCAAGCGCGGCGTGGATGAGCTGACGGAAACCCTGCAGACACGAGGCTATTTGGCCGACGGACTGCATGGAGACCTCTCCCAGGCACAGCGGGACAAAGTGATGAAAGCATTCCGGGAGGGGACGATCGAACTGCTGATCGCGACCGATGTGGCGGCGCGCGGTATTGACGTGGGCAACGTGTCACACGTGATCAATTACGACATTCCACAAGATCCGGAGAGCTACGTTCACCGGATTGGCCGGACTGGCCGGGCTGGACGTCATGGAATTGCGATGACGCTGGTTACACCACGTGAGATGAAGCAGATGGTCGTGATCCAAAAACAGACCAAAGCAGCAATCATTACCCGCAACGTGCCGACGCTGGAGGAAGTGGCAGAGCGGAAACAGGAACAGCTTCGCGAGCAGCTGATCAACCTGTTGGAAGGCGATGCGGTGGCAGAGATGTACGACAAAGTGGCACAATCGCTGTTGGCTGATTATCCGGCTGAGAAGATCGCGGCAGCTGCCCTGCACCTGGCCTTCCACAGCGAGCTGGGGGACAATGAGGAAGGAGAACTGTACAACTTCGGTGAAACCGGGGCCTCCAAGGGCATGGTGCGCTTCTTCCTCAATGTTGGACGCAATGCTAATCTAAAGCCGCAGGACCTTGTAAAGGAAATCTCCGAGTCGGTTGGCATTCCGGGTAAAGCTGTTGGCAGAATCGACATCTTTGAAAACTTCACCTTTGTCGAGGTGCCGGAAGATGTCGCGCCTTTTGTCTACGAAGGGCTGCGCCAGACGAGGATCAACGGCAAGCGGATCAACCTCGAACCGGCGAAACCACGCACCCGAACAAGAAGATAA